A window from Sus scrofa isolate TJ Tabasco breed Duroc chromosome 2, Sscrofa11.1, whole genome shotgun sequence encodes these proteins:
- the VEGFB gene encoding vascular endothelial growth factor B isoform X2, translating to MSPLLRRLLLAALLQLAPAQAPVSQPDASGHQKKVVSWIDVYARATCQPREVVVPLTMELMGTVAKQLVPSCVTVQRCGGCCPDDGLECVPTGQHQVRMQILMIRYPSSQLGEMSLEEHSQCECRPKKRESAVKPDSPRPLCPRCPQRRQRPDPWTCRCRCRRRSFLRCQGRGLELNPDTCRCRKLRR from the exons ATGAGCCCCCTGCTCCGCCGCCTGCTGCTCGCTGCGCTCCTGCAGCTGGCCCCCGCCCAG GCCCCGGTCTCCCAGCCTGATGCCTCTGGCCACCAAAAGAAAG TGGTGTCATGGATAGACGTATATGCTCGTGCCACCTGCCAGCCGCGGGAGGTAGTGGTGCCTCTAACCATGGAGCTCATGGGCACTGTGGCCAAGCAACTGGTGCCCAGCTGCGTGACTGTGCAGCGCTGTGGTGGCTGCTGCCCTGACGACGGCCTGGAGTGCGTGCCCACTGGGCAGCACCAGGTCCGAATGCAG ATCCTGATGATCCGGTACCCAAGCAGTCAGCTGGGGGAGATGTCCCTGGAAGAACACAGCCAGTGTGAATGCAG ACCAAAAAAACGAGAGAGTGCCGTGAAGCCAGACAG ccccaggcccctctgCCCACGCTGCCCCCAGCGCCGCCAGCGCCCTGACCCCTGGacctgccgctgccgctgccgacGCCGCAGCTTCCTCCGTTGTCAAGGGCGGGGCTTAGAGCTCAACCCAGACACCTGCAG GTGCCGGAAGCTGCGAAGGTGA
- the VEGFB gene encoding vascular endothelial growth factor B isoform X1, with amino-acid sequence MSPLLRRLLLAALLQLAPAQAPVSQPDASGHQKKVVSWIDVYARATCQPREVVVPLTMELMGTVAKQLVPSCVTVQRCGGCCPDDGLECVPTGQHQVRMQILMIRYPSSQLGEMSLEEHSQCECRPKKRESAVKPDRVSTPHHRPQPRSVPGWDPAPGAPSPADITHPTPAPGPSAHAAPSAASALTPGPAAAAADAAASSVVKGGA; translated from the exons ATGAGCCCCCTGCTCCGCCGCCTGCTGCTCGCTGCGCTCCTGCAGCTGGCCCCCGCCCAG GCCCCGGTCTCCCAGCCTGATGCCTCTGGCCACCAAAAGAAAG TGGTGTCATGGATAGACGTATATGCTCGTGCCACCTGCCAGCCGCGGGAGGTAGTGGTGCCTCTAACCATGGAGCTCATGGGCACTGTGGCCAAGCAACTGGTGCCCAGCTGCGTGACTGTGCAGCGCTGTGGTGGCTGCTGCCCTGACGACGGCCTGGAGTGCGTGCCCACTGGGCAGCACCAGGTCCGAATGCAG ATCCTGATGATCCGGTACCCAAGCAGTCAGCTGGGGGAGATGTCCCTGGAAGAACACAGCCAGTGTGAATGCAG ACCAAAAAAACGAGAGAGTGCCGTGAAGCCAGACAG GGTTTCCACTCCCCACCACCGTCCCCAGCCCCGCTCTGTTCCGGGCTGGGACCCTGCCCCCGGAGCACCCTCCCCAGCTGACATCACCCATCCcactccagccccaggcccctctgCCCACGCTGCCCCCAGCGCCGCCAGCGCCCTGACCCCTGGacctgccgctgccgctgccgacGCCGCAGCTTCCTCCGTTGTCAAGGGCGGGGCTTAG